From one Amaranthus tricolor cultivar Red isolate AtriRed21 chromosome 17, ASM2621246v1, whole genome shotgun sequence genomic stretch:
- the LOC130803471 gene encoding uncharacterized protein LOC130803471 isoform X1 translates to MTSSDEQQRSDEQPVADSVIHRTKTIQFFNRSTPIILQNDNGPCPLLAICNVLLLRNQLNLNPDISEVSQEKLLSLVADRLIESNNNKNNKDAGYVENLQQNIADAIDLLPRLTTGIDVNIKFRRIDDFEFTSECAIFDLLDIPLCHGWLLDPQDHETAEAIGSKSYNTLMGDLVSLETWKMENEGKDKSVEDSIDFSAATTAALGVPSPILSKAKSFEESPSFLSDQQTLKKGDAEEEAELLRVLKLSENDPSSTGDVGVSSDENVHMLKSIVDSVNISEGHNMHGSSNVETTISGNDNVHSDGNVSLSERQDASLSLTADREKDNEQLNNVQLKEVFLSNDLAECNSETSVLNEVTSPTLAEDAVHVQVDNSTLVIDSIEGLHKQNVEDNSGLIAGGLDSEPARDKISSVEAAEPFASNIDGGEPIYEGEECIQDLGETVRSDQEPVYEGEVVLAEQADKVAKDASDARPKEKITLREGELINNFLKSNASQLTFYGLFSLQEGLKERELCVFFRNNHFSTMFKLDGELYLLATDQGYITQPDLVWEKLNEVNGDTLFMTSNFKEFKLESSSNGTWDQQNAVASTADYLAGIDSSAPDGSDMNSDLQLAIALQQQEFEQQQPQQQRNPSNQASGIGNSRLIVGPQVPKSSAKATSSTPRQDQKAKDKSNCKIM, encoded by the exons ATGACTTCTTCAGATGAACAGCAACGAAGCGATGAACAACCTGTCGCCGATTCCGTTATTCATAGGACCAAGACTATCCAGTTCTTCAATCGTTCTACTCCCATCATCCTTCAAAATGACAATGGCCCGTGCCCACTCCTTGCTATCT GTAATGTACTTCTCTTGAGGAATCAACTAAATTTGAACCCTGACATTAGTGAAGTTTCACAGGAAAAGTTACTTTCTCTAGTTGCTGATAGATTGATTGAGtcaaacaacaataaaaat AATAAAGATGCAGGTTATGTCGAAAACCTACAACAGAATATTGCTGATGCAATTGATTTGCTTCCCCGGCTTACCACTGGCATTgatgtaaatataaaattccGTAG GATTGATGATTTTGAGTTTACTTCAGAGTGTGCCATATTTGATCTTTTGGATATCCCTCTGTGCCATGGTTGGTTACTTGATCCTCAG GATCATGAAACCGCTGAAGCAATTGGTTCGAAGTCTTATAATACTCTCATGGGTGATCTTGTTTCTCTGGAAACATGGAAGATGGAGAATGAGGGAAAGGACAAATCAGTTGAAGATTCGATTGATTTTTCTGCTGCAACCACCGCAGCTTTGGGTGTTCCTTCACCTATTCTTTCAAAAGCTAAATCTTTTGAGGAATCTCCCAGTTTTCTCTCTGATCaacagacccttaaaaaaggagATGCAGAGGAAGAGGCAGAGTTGTTGAGGGTGCTGAAACTATCTGAGAATGATCCATCTTCTACTGGAGATGTGGGGGTGTCTTCTGATGAGAATGTGCATATGCTGAAATCTATTGTTGATTCTGTAAATATATCAGAGGGTCATAACATGCATGGATCATCAAATGTGGAGACTACTATATCGGGCAATGATAACGTGCATTCTGACGGGAATGTATCTTTATCTGAAAGACAAGATGCTTCTCTCAGCTTGACAGCCGACAGGGAAAAAGACAATGAACAGTTAAATAATGTTCAACTCAAAGAAGTTTTCTTGTCAAATGATTTGGCAGAATGCAACTCTGAGACATCAGTCCTTAATGAAGTTACATCACCCACTCTAGCAGAAGATGCAGTTCATGTTCAAGTAGACAATTCTACTCTTGTAATAGATTCCATTGAAGGGTTGCATAAACAAAATGTAGAAGACAATTCTGGTCTCATTGCAGGCGGTCTTGATTCTGAGCCAGCTAGAGACAAAATTTCTAGTGTTGAAGCAGCTGAACCCTTTGCGTCGAATATTGATGGCGGTGAGCCTATATATGAAGGGGAGGAATGTATACAGGATCTAGGGGAAACAGTTCGTTCAGATCAAGAACCTGTGTATGAAGGTGAAGTGGTCCTGGCTGAACAAGCTGATAAAGTAGCTAAAGATGCTTCTGATGCAAGACCAAAGGAGAAAATTACACTTAGAGAGG GGGAACTCATCAACAACTTCCTGAAAAGCAATGCCAGTCAGTTGACTTTTTATGG CTTGTTTTCCTTGCAAGAGGGTCTCAAGGAAAGGGAGCTTTGTGTTTTCTTTCGAAATAATCACTTCAGTACAATGTTTAAG CTTGATGGTGAACTATATCTTTTGGCAACAGATCAAGGATACATAACTCAGCCTGATTTAGTATGGGAAAAGTTGAATGAG GTCAATGGAGATACTCTGTTTATGACTAGTAATTTCAAAGAATTTAAACTTGAAAGCTCTTCAAATGGAACATGGGATCAGCAGAATGCTGTGGCTAGTACTGCT GACTACCTGGCTGGCATTGATAGTTCTGCACCAGATGGCTCTGACATGAA TTCGGATCTGCAATTAGCAATAGCTTTGCAACAGCAAGAGTTTGAACAACAGCAGCCGCAGCAGCAGCGGAATCCTTCTAATCAAGCCTCTGGTATTGGAAATTCAAGGCTAATAGTAGGTCCTCAG GTTCCTAAAAGCAGTGCGAAAGCGACGTCATCGACGCCAAGGCAAGATCAGAAAGCTAAAGATAAGTCTAACTGTAAAATAATGTGA
- the LOC130803471 gene encoding uncharacterized protein LOC130803471 isoform X2 codes for MTSSDEQQRSDEQPVADSVIHRTKTIQFFNRSTPIILQNDNGPCPLLAICNVLLLRNQLNLNPDISEVSQEKLLSLVADRLIESNNNKNNKDAGYVENLQQNIADAIDLLPRLTTGIDVNIKFRRIDDFEFTSECAIFDLLDIPLCHGWLLDPQDHETAEAIGSKSYNTLMGDLVSLETWKMENEGKDKSVEDSIDFSAATTAALGVPSPILSKAKSFEESPSFLSDQQTLKKGDAEEEAELLRVLKLSENDPSSTGDVGVSSDENVHMLKSIVDSVNISEGHNMHGSSNVETTISGNDNVHSDGNVSLSERQDASLSLTADREKDNEQLNNVQLKEVFLSNDLAECNSETSVLNEVTSPTLAEDAVHVQVDNSTLVIDSIEGLHKQNVEDNSGLIAGGLDSEPARDKISSVEAAEPFASNIDGGEPIYEGEECIQDLGETVRSDQEPVYEGEVVLAEQADKVAKDASDARPKEKITLREGELINNFLKSNASQLTFYGLFSLQEGLKERELCVFFRNNHFSTMFKLDGELYLLATDQGYITQPDLVWEKLNE; via the exons ATGACTTCTTCAGATGAACAGCAACGAAGCGATGAACAACCTGTCGCCGATTCCGTTATTCATAGGACCAAGACTATCCAGTTCTTCAATCGTTCTACTCCCATCATCCTTCAAAATGACAATGGCCCGTGCCCACTCCTTGCTATCT GTAATGTACTTCTCTTGAGGAATCAACTAAATTTGAACCCTGACATTAGTGAAGTTTCACAGGAAAAGTTACTTTCTCTAGTTGCTGATAGATTGATTGAGtcaaacaacaataaaaat AATAAAGATGCAGGTTATGTCGAAAACCTACAACAGAATATTGCTGATGCAATTGATTTGCTTCCCCGGCTTACCACTGGCATTgatgtaaatataaaattccGTAG GATTGATGATTTTGAGTTTACTTCAGAGTGTGCCATATTTGATCTTTTGGATATCCCTCTGTGCCATGGTTGGTTACTTGATCCTCAG GATCATGAAACCGCTGAAGCAATTGGTTCGAAGTCTTATAATACTCTCATGGGTGATCTTGTTTCTCTGGAAACATGGAAGATGGAGAATGAGGGAAAGGACAAATCAGTTGAAGATTCGATTGATTTTTCTGCTGCAACCACCGCAGCTTTGGGTGTTCCTTCACCTATTCTTTCAAAAGCTAAATCTTTTGAGGAATCTCCCAGTTTTCTCTCTGATCaacagacccttaaaaaaggagATGCAGAGGAAGAGGCAGAGTTGTTGAGGGTGCTGAAACTATCTGAGAATGATCCATCTTCTACTGGAGATGTGGGGGTGTCTTCTGATGAGAATGTGCATATGCTGAAATCTATTGTTGATTCTGTAAATATATCAGAGGGTCATAACATGCATGGATCATCAAATGTGGAGACTACTATATCGGGCAATGATAACGTGCATTCTGACGGGAATGTATCTTTATCTGAAAGACAAGATGCTTCTCTCAGCTTGACAGCCGACAGGGAAAAAGACAATGAACAGTTAAATAATGTTCAACTCAAAGAAGTTTTCTTGTCAAATGATTTGGCAGAATGCAACTCTGAGACATCAGTCCTTAATGAAGTTACATCACCCACTCTAGCAGAAGATGCAGTTCATGTTCAAGTAGACAATTCTACTCTTGTAATAGATTCCATTGAAGGGTTGCATAAACAAAATGTAGAAGACAATTCTGGTCTCATTGCAGGCGGTCTTGATTCTGAGCCAGCTAGAGACAAAATTTCTAGTGTTGAAGCAGCTGAACCCTTTGCGTCGAATATTGATGGCGGTGAGCCTATATATGAAGGGGAGGAATGTATACAGGATCTAGGGGAAACAGTTCGTTCAGATCAAGAACCTGTGTATGAAGGTGAAGTGGTCCTGGCTGAACAAGCTGATAAAGTAGCTAAAGATGCTTCTGATGCAAGACCAAAGGAGAAAATTACACTTAGAGAGG GGGAACTCATCAACAACTTCCTGAAAAGCAATGCCAGTCAGTTGACTTTTTATGG CTTGTTTTCCTTGCAAGAGGGTCTCAAGGAAAGGGAGCTTTGTGTTTTCTTTCGAAATAATCACTTCAGTACAATGTTTAAG CTTGATGGTGAACTATATCTTTTGGCAACAGATCAAGGATACATAACTCAGCCTGATTTAGTATGGGAAAAGTTGAATGAG TAG